TCTAATTTTTGATTTCTGTCAGCAAAAATTGTATCAAATTTTCCGTTATAAAAAGTTGTTATTCCGTTTTTGCCAAAATTTGCAAAATAGATTTTACTGTGGTTATCTTCAGTAATATCAAAAACCGCAGAAGATGATAATCCGTTTAACTCGGTAAAATTTTCAAATATTTTTCCATCCCATTTACTAACTCCGGCGTTTGTAGAAAACCATACAAATCCTTTACTGTCTTCAAAAATATTCCTTACAAAACCATTAATTAATCCATCACTTGTAGTAATTTTTTTGTGGATTTTAATTTGTCCAAATAACGAAATCATAGAACAAACAAGCAGTATAAAAAAATATATTTTGTTTATCATTTTTTGTTATTAGAAAAGATTAATCATTCAAAATTGATATAAATTTAATGCGAAAATTTTTATTATACAATATTAAATAACTATTGCAAAAGATAAATGTGACGTATATTAAATGAATAAGTATAAGTTAATTCGATATTACGAATGTTGATTAATTTCGAAATGACTAAAAGAATTCTTCGAGAGAACTTCTATATTTTTAAGAATTTATTCGAAGTGATTTTTTACAAAATGGAATTTGAAGAATTTTTACTTGCCCCTTTTTAATAAAAGGAGCAAGTGATTTTATGAAATTTATATTTCTAAATCAATTGAAAAGAAAAATGTTCTTGGTTGTGAATTACCGTAAACATATCCTGGACCTCGTGTATCTCCATAATCTAAATCTTCTTGATATGAATCGGCTAAGTTTTAACTCATAATTCAAATTGAATGAGTTAATTTATGGTAAAAATAATTATTGCAATTATCGGAGGTAAAAATCCGGCTGCTAAAAACCACTTCCCTCTCCCCAAAAATCCATTCTTTCCTTTTAGAATAAATAATCCCGTAATGTTTATTAAAATTAACGCAACCGCAAAAATATCGGAAAACCATTTCCATTCTTTTAAACTATTTCGATGAAGAACATTAACTTCGTAGAATAAAATTCTCTTAGTTATAACTTCATATAATCCTAATCTTCTTGAAAAATCTATATGGAATGATGCATCTTCGTAATAAATTTTTATTTGGTTAGTTGTTGGCGAATCATAAAGTTTAAAATCATTTTGATTAATTAGTTTACTCAGCTCAATTATATTTTGATCGGAAATATTTTCAAAATTATATTTTGCCGGAATTGATATTGTATCTTTCTGAATTACAAAATCCGGATTCCAATCATCAACATGATTTAATGCTAATCCGGATAATGAATAAACAATAATCAATGTTGAAAAAAAATATCCCAAATCTCTATGAAGATCATTATTTAATTTTCTAAGATTTCGAAAATTCATTTAAGATTGCCTAAATACTTAAATTTATTTTCTTAATAAATTCATTGGAAATATCCAAAATCCATTTTTCGATATTTTCATCCGGTAAAATTGAATCCGGTTTGTAGATTACTCTTTCGTTAGAATTTTTTATTTTCTTAATTCCATCACCGATAATTTTTATTTGAAACATTTCATCATGTGCAACTAAAACCGGAACTACTAATGCTTTTTCCTTTTTATTCAGAACTTGATTGATTGCAATTGTGGTTGAATCGGGATTATAATTTGCTACATGTCCGCACCAGCCATAACTAAATTTATCTATTCCAAAATTTTCTTTAATTGTATTTCCTACTTTTTCTAAAAGTTCACTCCATTCTTTATTGTAAGTTTTATCGCCATAAGCAATTAAAACCAATCCTTCGGAATCAGATTTTTTTGTAAGTACTCCAACTCGTTTTAAAACATTTTTCTCAAGAATATCTCTAAAATCTAAAAGCGGCGTGATATGGATTTTTGCTTTGGGTATATATCTTTCAATTTTTTCTATTTTCAATAATTCCAGAGAATGTTTATCATTTTTCTTTCCAATAATTGTGGGAATATCATCAAACGAATGTGAGCTTACAGTTAAAAATATTGGTATTAAAATAATATCTGTAAAACCAACTTCATCAAATTCTTTCAATCTAGTTGCAATTGAAGGTTCAGTATATTCCATAAAAGCGGTTGTAACTTTTGATATAGATTTATTTTGTAA
The nucleotide sequence above comes from Ignavibacteriota bacterium. Encoded proteins:
- a CDS encoding PepSY-associated TM helix domain-containing protein produces the protein MNFRNLRKLNNDLHRDLGYFFSTLIIVYSLSGLALNHVDDWNPDFVIQKDTISIPAKYNFENISDQNIIELSKLINQNDFKLYDSPTTNQIKIYYEDASFHIDFSRRLGLYEVITKRILFYEVNVLHRNSLKEWKWFSDIFAVALILINITGLFILKGKNGFLGRGKWFLAAGFLPPIIAIIIFTIN
- a CDS encoding CbiX/SirB N-terminal domain-containing protein produces the protein MNKFNITYFLTFLIISVFFLEIKISASDKQQSKKIGVLLVNHGSHSATWRNALIDLEKSVKPELLQNKSISKVTTAFMEYTEPSIATRLKEFDEVGFTDIILIPIFLTVSSHSFDDIPTIIGKKNDKHSLELLKIEKIERYIPKAKIHITPLLDFRDILEKNVLKRVGVLTKKSDSEGLVLIAYGDKTYNKEWSELLEKVGNTIKENFGIDKFSYGWCGHVANYNPDSTTIAINQVLNKKEKALVVPVLVAHDEMFQIKIIGDGIKKIKNSNERVIYKPDSILPDENIEKWILDISNEFIKKINLSI